A genomic segment from Octopus sinensis unplaced genomic scaffold, ASM634580v1 Contig20124, whole genome shotgun sequence encodes:
- the LOC118762064 gene encoding zinc finger protein 98-like, with translation MPKELVNVYHCDVCKKSFSQKGNLTTHKRIHTGEKPFCCDVCICGKSFSRTYSLNIHKYIHTGDKQYHCDICGKSFYGNQHLISHKRVHTGEKPFHCDVCNKSFSRNYELTTHKRIHSGKKPYVCDTCGKSFTRNYDLTSHRNIHTGEKPYYCDICGKLFSRNIEVISHKRIHTGEKPYQCDICGESFSQRNTLTGHKRIHTGEKPYHCDICGKSFSIGKTLTRHKLIHTGEKPFHCLTCGKLFSRNDNLTTHKCIHTGEKPI, from the exons ATGCCGAAAGAGTTAGTAAACGTTTATCATTGTGATGTATGTAAAAAGTCTTTTTCTCAAAAAGGAAACTTAAcgactcacaaacgcattcacacaggagagaaaccattttgcTGTGATGTTTGCA tctgtggtaaatctttctctcgtaCGTATAGCttaaatattcacaaatatatccaTACAGGTGACAAGcaataccactgtgatatctgtggtaaatcattctacgGAAATCAACATTTAATTAgccacaaacgtgttcatacaggagagaaaccgttccattgtgatgtctgtaataaatcattctctcgtaattATGAGTTGACTACTCACAAACGGATTCATTCTGGGAAGAAGCCATATGTGTGTGATACATGCGGTAAATCTTTCACTCGAAATTATGATTTAACAAGCCACAGGaacattcatacaggggagaagccatattattgtgatatctgtggtaaattattctctcgaAATATTGAGGTAAtttctcacaagcgtattcatacaggagagaaaccgtatcaatgtgatatctgtggagaatcattctctcagagAAATACCTTAACaggacacaaacgtattcatacgggagagaaaccatatcactgtgacatctgtggtaaatcattctccattGGAAAGACTTTAACTAggcacaaacttattcatacaggtgagaaaccatttcactgtctTACCTGTGGTAAATTGTTCTCTCGAAATGataacttaactactcacaaatgcattcatactggagaaaaaccaatCTGA